In one window of Caballeronia sp. TF1N1 DNA:
- a CDS encoding MSMEG_0565 family glycosyltransferase, with product MRIGLLTHSVNPRGGVVHSLELARALHESGHLVTIFAPAREGESMFRASPCRVVLARVAGTRDGLVAMVDERIRALKHALIEEGAESFDVLHAQDSIGGNALAELKAEGCIKGFVRTVHHLDNFDDARLSHWQRRAWQDADAVLCVSDAWTRTMYDMHGVHARTVRNGIDRMRYAARADRQRDELRKRFAIGAGPVVLAVGGIEARKNTLMLLEAFALLRAQRPSAQLVLAGGASLLDHDAYTRRFLARAAELRLDHTQVILTGPLPDDQMPALFSIADVVSMISLREGFGLVVLEALASAKPVVVSHIEPFTDYLDDRTCIFTDPHDAASIAKALAKAMDGAHDIDFDQAVPALLDRYTWQASAAHHLDIYGKWLQSLPLTTV from the coding sequence ATGCGCATAGGCTTGCTCACGCATTCGGTGAATCCGCGCGGGGGTGTCGTGCATAGCCTCGAACTCGCGCGTGCGCTCCACGAAAGCGGCCACCTCGTGACGATCTTTGCGCCCGCGCGTGAAGGCGAATCCATGTTCCGCGCATCGCCGTGCCGCGTGGTGCTGGCGCGCGTGGCCGGAACGCGCGATGGTCTCGTCGCAATGGTCGATGAGCGCATCCGCGCGCTGAAACATGCGCTGATCGAAGAAGGCGCGGAGAGCTTCGATGTTCTCCATGCGCAAGACAGCATTGGCGGCAATGCGCTCGCCGAGCTTAAAGCGGAAGGCTGCATCAAGGGATTCGTGCGTACCGTTCATCATCTCGACAATTTCGACGATGCGCGTCTTTCGCACTGGCAACGTCGCGCGTGGCAAGACGCCGACGCCGTGCTCTGCGTCAGCGATGCATGGACGCGCACGATGTACGACATGCATGGCGTGCATGCGCGCACGGTGAGAAACGGCATCGACAGAATGCGTTATGCGGCGCGCGCGGACCGACAGCGCGACGAGTTACGCAAGCGCTTCGCGATAGGCGCGGGGCCGGTCGTGCTGGCTGTGGGCGGCATAGAGGCGCGCAAGAACACGCTCATGCTGCTCGAAGCGTTTGCGCTGCTGCGTGCGCAACGGCCATCGGCGCAACTGGTGCTTGCCGGCGGCGCGAGCCTGCTCGACCACGACGCCTACACGCGCCGCTTTCTTGCGCGTGCAGCCGAGCTCCGCCTCGATCACACGCAAGTGATCCTTACCGGTCCGTTGCCCGACGATCAGATGCCCGCGCTGTTCAGCATCGCCGATGTCGTCTCCATGATCTCGCTACGCGAAGGCTTCGGCCTGGTCGTACTTGAAGCGCTGGCGAGCGCCAAACCCGTCGTGGTCTCGCATATCGAACCGTTCACCGACTATCTCGACGATCGAACCTGCATCTTTACCGATCCGCATGACGCCGCTTCGATTGCCAAGGCGCTTGCAAAAGCAATGGACGGTGCACACGACATCGATTTCGATCAAGCCGTGCCGGCCTTGCTCGACCGCTACACATGGCAGGCGAGCGCTGCGCATCATCTCGACATCTACGGCAAGTGGCTGCAAAGCCTGCCGCTCACGACCGTCTAA
- a CDS encoding sll0787 family AIR synthase-like protein has translation MSTLSALVERLRESRGFRHKRDIADVVSRLPDNRLDLSQAVAIGDDCAAIRDGDGFLLFAIEGMVSDFVRAMPWFAGYSAVMVNVSDIYAMGGRPLAVVDALWNANIEDASEVLAGMTAASTTYGVPVVGGHSNVQSDGAQLAVAILGRARKLLTSFDARPGDALLMAVDLRGKYEDPYPFWNASTDAPQGRARDDFEILPALAEDGLCDAAKDISMAGALGTALMLLECSEAGARIDLDAIPRPADADLERWLTAFPSFGFVLSVRPEHVDAVRARFEARSLACAAIGSVDASREVVVERGGESALLWNLREEGFICARSATSCA, from the coding sequence ATGAGCACGTTGTCCGCACTGGTCGAGCGTTTGCGCGAGAGCCGCGGCTTTCGCCACAAGCGCGATATCGCGGATGTCGTGAGCCGCTTGCCCGACAACCGTCTCGATCTTTCGCAAGCGGTTGCAATCGGCGACGACTGCGCGGCCATTCGCGATGGCGACGGCTTTCTGCTCTTCGCCATCGAAGGCATGGTCAGTGACTTCGTGCGCGCCATGCCGTGGTTCGCGGGCTATAGCGCGGTCATGGTCAACGTGAGCGATATCTACGCGATGGGCGGCCGCCCGCTCGCCGTAGTCGATGCGTTATGGAACGCGAACATCGAGGACGCCTCCGAAGTGCTCGCGGGCATGACGGCTGCATCGACGACTTACGGCGTGCCTGTCGTCGGCGGACATAGCAACGTGCAGAGCGACGGCGCGCAACTCGCGGTGGCCATTCTCGGCCGCGCCCGCAAGCTCTTGACGAGTTTCGATGCACGACCCGGCGACGCGCTTCTCATGGCCGTCGATCTGCGCGGCAAGTATGAAGACCCGTATCCGTTCTGGAATGCGTCGACCGATGCGCCGCAAGGCCGTGCGCGCGACGACTTCGAGATACTGCCCGCGCTCGCCGAAGACGGACTCTGCGATGCAGCCAAGGACATCAGCATGGCGGGCGCGCTCGGCACCGCGCTCATGCTGCTCGAATGTTCGGAGGCGGGCGCGCGTATCGATCTCGATGCCATCCCGCGTCCCGCTGACGCCGACCTCGAACGCTGGCTCACCGCCTTTCCGAGCTTCGGCTTCGTGCTGTCGGTGCGCCCCGAACATGTCGATGCCGTGCGCGCGCGTTTCGAAGCCCGTTCGCTGGCGTGCGCCGCGATCGGTTCGGTGGATGCGTCGCGTGAAGTGGTCGTCGAACGTGGCGGAGAAAGCGCGCTGTTATGGAATCTGCGCGAAGAAGGCTTCATTTGCGCGAGGAGTGCGACATCATGCGCATAG
- a CDS encoding MSMEG_0567/Sll0786 family nitrogen starvation N-acetyltransferase produces the protein MFVEADVPDLDYSPVEYRVKWATLSWEASEAYKLRRAVFCMEQGIFIGDDRDAIDERAQLLVALSCVAGMPEQVVGTVRIHEEEPGVWFGSRLAVHAAFRSHAKIGATLIRLAVSSAHALGCETFLAHVQSQNAPLFARLRWDSLKEEAIFGRPHHLMQAQLDAYPPCVTPQSGFVALARKPS, from the coding sequence ATGTTCGTCGAAGCCGATGTGCCCGATCTCGATTACTCGCCGGTCGAATATCGCGTGAAGTGGGCGACGCTGTCGTGGGAAGCGAGCGAAGCCTACAAGCTGCGGCGCGCGGTGTTCTGCATGGAGCAAGGAATATTTATCGGCGATGACCGCGACGCTATCGACGAACGCGCGCAACTGCTCGTCGCGCTGAGTTGCGTGGCGGGCATGCCGGAACAGGTCGTCGGCACGGTGCGCATCCACGAGGAAGAGCCCGGCGTGTGGTTCGGCTCGCGCCTTGCCGTGCACGCTGCGTTTCGCTCGCACGCGAAGATCGGCGCGACCTTGATCCGGCTTGCGGTATCGAGCGCGCATGCGTTGGGCTGCGAGACGTTTCTCGCGCACGTGCAGTCGCAGAACGCGCCGCTCTTTGCGCGCCTGCGCTGGGATTCGCTCAAGGAGGAGGCCATTTTCGGGCGCCCGCATCATCTGATGCAGGCGCAACTCGATGCGTATCCGCCGTGCGTCACGCCGCAAAGCGGCTTCGTCGCGCTGGCCCGCAAGCCGTCATGA
- a CDS encoding DUF2000 domain-containing protein, translating to MTSASPEQHEPSARPQRCVIVVDSELPPGRAANAAAVLALTVGQRHPSLVGAPLVDASGHAHPGLIPIGIAVLAADQDTLSALRAKAAAASCDVVTFPVQGQQTTDYDAFRDAVASVETEALRYVGLALIGDKKPVSKAVANLGLLK from the coding sequence ATGACGAGCGCATCACCGGAACAACATGAACCAAGCGCGCGGCCGCAACGCTGCGTGATCGTGGTGGATAGCGAACTGCCACCCGGCCGGGCGGCGAACGCGGCGGCGGTGCTGGCGCTGACGGTGGGGCAGCGGCATCCGTCGCTCGTCGGCGCGCCGCTCGTCGATGCCTCTGGGCACGCGCATCCGGGGCTGATTCCCATCGGCATTGCAGTGCTGGCGGCAGATCAGGACACACTATCGGCGTTGCGCGCGAAGGCCGCGGCCGCATCGTGCGATGTCGTGACGTTTCCCGTGCAAGGCCAGCAAACGACCGATTACGACGCCTTCCGCGATGCCGTCGCCAGCGTGGAAACCGAGGCCTTGCGCTATGTCGGTCTCGCGTTGATCGGCGACAAGAAGCCCGTCAGCAAAGCGGTCGCGAATCTCGGCCTGCTTAAATAA
- a CDS encoding AraC family transcriptional regulator — translation MKAPLKADTHIWRAPELGAELLRGRFADFSYDVHAHDTACFALLTGGAIRIRMRGTEFVARRGDLYAIDADEPHAGWPVDEAGWTQRTLYVDVAHLRALAGDERMRGGGLIGPIIRDPALCAALHDVHRSSEEQGPSLYRDERYLQFAARLTGRHMTDRTKDAKAPREPRAVAAARGFIDERLGEQVHLEDIAEAANLPPYRLFRAFSRETGMTPHEYQRQARVRVAMALIRDGGALSDIAAATGFADQAHLTRTFRRMLGVTPGAYKTATR, via the coding sequence ATGAAAGCGCCGCTCAAGGCCGACACGCACATCTGGCGCGCGCCGGAACTCGGCGCGGAACTACTGCGCGGCCGCTTCGCCGATTTCTCCTACGACGTCCATGCGCACGATACCGCCTGTTTCGCGCTGCTAACGGGCGGCGCCATCCGCATCCGCATGCGCGGCACGGAGTTCGTGGCGCGACGTGGCGACCTCTACGCCATCGACGCCGATGAACCGCACGCGGGCTGGCCCGTCGACGAAGCCGGCTGGACGCAGCGCACACTCTATGTCGATGTCGCGCATCTGCGTGCGCTCGCGGGCGACGAACGTATGCGCGGCGGCGGGCTGATCGGCCCGATCATTCGCGATCCGGCGTTGTGCGCGGCGCTTCACGATGTGCACCGGTCATCGGAAGAGCAGGGACCGTCGCTGTATCGCGACGAGCGGTATTTGCAGTTCGCGGCGCGTCTCACCGGCCGGCATATGACGGATCGCACGAAGGACGCAAAAGCGCCGCGCGAACCGCGCGCCGTGGCGGCCGCGCGTGGGTTTATCGACGAACGTCTGGGCGAGCAGGTGCATCTGGAAGATATCGCGGAGGCGGCGAATTTGCCGCCCTATCGCTTGTTTCGCGCCTTCAGTCGTGAAACCGGCATGACGCCGCACGAGTATCAGCGGCAGGCGCGCGTGCGCGTCGCCATGGCGTTGATCCGCGATGGCGGCGCGTTGAGCGATATCGCGGCCGCGACCGGTTTCGCGGATCAGGCGCATCTCACGCGCACTTTCCGCCGCATGCTTGGTGTCACGCCAGGCGCATACAAGACGGCGACGCGTTGA
- a CDS encoding MarC family protein, protein MFTEFAKTVLVIVAGLFPIINPPAVALVVLSMLPHLADAERSELARRICINSFAILVVSLLVGAYVLNFFGISIPVLRVAGGIVVAMAGWGLLQAPDDDTTTEPAPTPRSGASLRAKAFYPLTLPITVGPGAIAVAIALGTGSPREGLQPVHLIGVIVGLVLVCASIYLCVRFAGHLERLLGTVGTQVAMRLFAFVIFCIGVQILWLGLSDLIASVRLSIK, encoded by the coding sequence ATGTTCACGGAGTTCGCGAAGACCGTGCTCGTGATCGTCGCGGGCCTTTTTCCGATCATCAATCCGCCCGCGGTCGCACTCGTCGTGCTGAGCATGCTGCCGCATCTGGCCGATGCCGAACGCAGCGAACTCGCGCGGCGCATCTGCATCAATAGCTTCGCCATCCTGGTCGTGTCGCTGCTGGTCGGTGCTTATGTGCTCAACTTCTTCGGCATCTCCATTCCGGTGCTGCGCGTGGCGGGCGGTATCGTCGTGGCCATGGCGGGGTGGGGATTGCTCCAGGCGCCCGACGACGACACAACGACCGAACCCGCGCCCACGCCGCGTAGCGGTGCTTCGCTGCGCGCCAAGGCGTTCTATCCGCTGACCTTGCCGATCACCGTCGGACCGGGTGCCATCGCTGTCGCCATCGCGCTCGGAACCGGGTCGCCGCGTGAAGGGTTGCAGCCGGTGCATCTGATCGGCGTGATCGTCGGTCTCGTGCTCGTGTGCGCGAGCATCTACTTGTGCGTGCGCTTTGCCGGGCATCTGGAACGGCTGCTCGGCACGGTCGGCACGCAGGTCGCCATGCGGCTTTTCGCGTTCGTCATCTTCTGCATCGGCGTGCAGATTCTCTGGCTCGGGCTCTCCGATCTCATTGCGTCGGTGCGGCTCAGTATCAAATGA
- a CDS encoding flagellar brake protein: MLAETQSQTAPPITDIEQLAEDYARFARRTRSEMGICLRSLLQRRDMLTVASAHGQIVTQLLEVDPREGRIVFDWGGVESDNRALLAAPQLYFKGAPEGVRVEFTTGPAQAVSFEGRQAFEVSFPEAVYHVQRREYFRVPAPILDPFFAKGTYPDGDPFHCEVHDISLGGVALRMDTPRLAETEIGTLFTDVLLNLGAGGSLSVDLALVSPRSITTPRGDVRYVVGFRFTRLSGSAESVLQRLITRIEAKRRSLSA; encoded by the coding sequence ATGCTCGCTGAAACGCAGTCGCAGACTGCCCCGCCCATTACCGACATCGAACAACTCGCGGAAGACTACGCGCGCTTTGCCCGCCGTACGCGTTCCGAAATGGGCATTTGTCTGCGTTCGCTCCTGCAGCGGCGCGACATGCTGACAGTGGCGAGCGCGCACGGCCAGATCGTCACGCAACTACTGGAAGTGGACCCGCGCGAAGGGCGTATCGTTTTCGACTGGGGCGGCGTGGAGTCGGACAATCGCGCGTTGCTCGCAGCGCCGCAGTTGTACTTCAAGGGCGCGCCGGAAGGCGTACGCGTCGAGTTCACGACGGGCCCGGCGCAAGCGGTGAGCTTCGAGGGACGACAAGCGTTCGAAGTATCGTTCCCGGAAGCCGTCTATCACGTGCAGCGCCGCGAGTACTTCCGCGTGCCGGCGCCCATCCTCGATCCCTTTTTCGCCAAGGGCACTTATCCGGACGGTGACCCGTTCCACTGCGAAGTGCACGACATTTCGCTCGGCGGCGTCGCGCTGCGCATGGATACGCCGCGCCTCGCGGAAACGGAGATCGGCACGCTCTTCACCGATGTCCTTTTGAACCTCGGTGCGGGCGGCTCGCTTTCGGTGGATCTCGCGCTCGTCTCGCCACGCAGTATCACGACGCCGCGTGGCGACGTGCGCTATGTCGTCGGCTTTCGCTTCACGCGGCTTTCGGGCTCGGCGGAAAGCGTGTTGCAGCGACTGATCACGCGCATCGAGGCGAAGCGGCGCAGCCTGTCGGCGTGA
- a CDS encoding MSMEG_0570 family nitrogen starvation response protein has product MPVMHFRIRWPDGVEANCYSPSTVVGEFFTPGSTYPVDDFVARSREALTIGSERVREKYGFACSAAMDQLAQIEADAGRFDARPGALVTVLALD; this is encoded by the coding sequence ATGCCTGTCATGCACTTTCGAATTCGCTGGCCCGATGGCGTCGAAGCGAACTGTTATTCGCCGTCCACGGTCGTCGGCGAATTCTTCACACCGGGCAGCACCTATCCCGTCGATGACTTCGTCGCGCGCTCACGCGAGGCGCTGACGATAGGCTCCGAGCGCGTACGCGAGAAGTACGGCTTCGCGTGCTCGGCCGCGATGGATCAACTCGCGCAGATCGAAGCCGACGCGGGCCGCTTCGATGCAAGACCCGGCGCGCTCGTCACCGTGCTCGCGCTCGATTGA
- the araD gene encoding L-arabinonate dehydratase, protein MTSSRKTPEQLRSHRWYGVNDLRSFGHRSRTAQMGYHSSDYMGKPVIAIVNTWSEINSCHTHFKQRVEEVKRGVWQAGGFPVEMPVMTLAEPFQKPTTMLYRNFLAMEVEELLRSYPFDGCVLMGGCDKTTPGLLMGAISMNLPSIFLPAGPMLRGDWNGRTLGSGSDTWKYWAELRAGKITEDEWKGVESGIARSPGHCMTMGTASTMTSAAEALGLTLPGFASIPAVDSRHAQFASLTGQRIVEMVWTDLKPLDILTPKSFDNAITTVLAMSGSTNAIVHLVAIARRAGVPLTTARFDELSRITPVIANLRPAGKYLMEDFFYAGGLRALLAELGDLIDGSQLTVNAATLGENIQGAEIFDDDVIRRRSNPLVPNDGLAVLTGNLAPDGAVIKPAAMEAHLLRHRGPAVVFRDYADMAARIDDEALDITADSVIVLQHAGPVGAPGMPEWGQLPIPQKLLKQGVRDMVRISDARMSGTSYGACVLHVAPESFVGGPLALVEDGDVIELDVHARKLHLDVSDAELAARKAAWVKPKRPFERGFGVMHQLHVTQANKGCDFDFLEEPLADDSAEMKSHDDPEIH, encoded by the coding sequence TTGACCTCATCCCGCAAGACGCCCGAACAGTTGCGCAGCCACCGCTGGTACGGCGTGAACGACCTGCGCTCCTTTGGTCACCGTTCGCGCACGGCGCAGATGGGCTATCACTCGTCCGATTACATGGGCAAGCCGGTCATCGCCATTGTGAATACATGGAGCGAGATCAATTCGTGCCACACGCACTTCAAGCAGCGCGTCGAGGAAGTGAAGCGCGGCGTCTGGCAGGCGGGCGGCTTTCCCGTCGAAATGCCGGTGATGACGCTCGCCGAGCCGTTCCAGAAGCCGACGACCATGCTCTACCGCAATTTTCTCGCGATGGAAGTCGAGGAACTGCTGCGGTCATATCCGTTCGATGGCTGCGTGCTCATGGGCGGCTGCGACAAGACCACGCCTGGCCTGCTGATGGGCGCGATCAGCATGAATCTGCCTTCCATCTTCCTGCCCGCCGGCCCGATGCTGCGCGGCGACTGGAACGGCCGCACGCTCGGCAGCGGGTCGGACACGTGGAAGTACTGGGCCGAACTGCGCGCGGGCAAAATCACGGAAGACGAGTGGAAGGGCGTGGAGAGCGGCATTGCGCGCTCGCCGGGCCATTGCATGACGATGGGCACCGCCTCGACCATGACGAGCGCCGCCGAAGCGCTCGGCCTCACGCTGCCGGGCTTCGCTTCGATCCCCGCGGTGGATTCGCGGCACGCGCAGTTCGCATCGCTGACGGGGCAACGCATCGTCGAAATGGTGTGGACCGATCTCAAGCCGCTCGACATCCTCACGCCGAAGTCGTTCGACAACGCCATCACCACCGTGCTCGCGATGTCCGGCTCGACCAACGCCATCGTGCATCTCGTGGCCATCGCGCGCCGCGCGGGCGTGCCGCTCACGACCGCGCGTTTCGATGAGTTGTCGCGCATCACGCCCGTCATCGCGAATTTGCGTCCGGCCGGCAAGTATCTGATGGAGGACTTCTTCTATGCAGGCGGCCTGCGCGCATTGCTCGCGGAACTCGGCGATCTAATCGATGGCTCGCAACTAACTGTCAATGCCGCGACCCTCGGCGAAAATATTCAGGGTGCCGAAATTTTCGACGATGACGTCATTCGCCGGCGAAGCAACCCGCTCGTGCCGAACGATGGCCTCGCCGTGCTAACCGGCAACCTTGCGCCCGATGGCGCCGTCATCAAGCCGGCTGCAATGGAAGCGCATCTGTTGCGGCATCGCGGCCCGGCGGTCGTGTTCAGGGATTACGCCGACATGGCCGCGCGCATCGACGATGAAGCACTCGACATCACCGCCGATTCCGTGATCGTGCTGCAGCACGCGGGACCGGTCGGCGCGCCCGGCATGCCGGAGTGGGGCCAGTTGCCGATTCCGCAAAAGCTCCTCAAGCAAGGCGTGCGCGACATGGTACGCATCTCGGATGCGCGCATGAGCGGCACGAGCTACGGCGCGTGCGTGCTGCACGTGGCGCCGGAATCGTTCGTCGGCGGACCGCTTGCGCTGGTCGAGGATGGCGATGTCATCGAACTCGACGTGCACGCGCGCAAGCTTCATCTCGACGTAAGCGACGCGGAACTCGCCGCGCGCAAGGCGGCGTGGGTCAAGCCAAAACGCCCGTTCGAGCGCGGCTTTGGCGTGATGCATCAACTGCACGTCACCCAGGCGAACAAGGGTTGCGACTTCGACTTTCTCGAAGAACCCTTGGCCGATGACTCTGCTGAAATGAAATCGCACGACGATCCGGAAATTCACTGA
- a CDS encoding MSMEG_0568 family radical SAM protein: MTELQSAGLRLVDPRAGVSSRRGGAGPSDHKAVTVDGVTIMVPVHTSTAWNSPFVAGEADANGTSALMRNAIPIASISFPKAPRFYAMQTLDGVPYSHIATLHSKDVLATTVLQTCIRYESRRKSCKFCAIGQSLAAGRTIAHKTPEQLAEVARAAVLLDGVKHMVLTTGTPPTPDRGAKVLCDSAFAIKAAVDLPIQAQCEPPDDDRWFERMKASGIDTLGMHLEAVTPAVRDRIMPGKASVPMSRYMEAFKAAVAVFGRGQVSTYILAGLGDSAQSIIDMSRELIALGVYPFVVPFVPISGTPLEDHPAPEPEFMRSVLAPIGSMLAEAQMRSTDIKAGCGKCGACSSLSSYEV, encoded by the coding sequence ATGACTGAGCTTCAGTCGGCGGGCCTGCGGCTCGTCGATCCGCGCGCTGGCGTTTCGAGCCGGCGCGGCGGCGCGGGGCCATCGGATCACAAGGCCGTCACCGTCGATGGCGTGACGATCATGGTGCCCGTGCATACGAGCACCGCGTGGAACTCGCCCTTCGTCGCGGGCGAAGCGGACGCGAACGGCACGAGCGCGTTGATGCGCAATGCGATCCCTATCGCGAGCATCAGCTTCCCGAAAGCGCCGCGTTTCTATGCGATGCAGACGCTCGACGGCGTGCCGTACTCGCACATCGCCACCTTGCACAGCAAGGACGTGCTCGCGACGACGGTGCTGCAAACCTGCATCCGCTATGAAAGCCGCCGCAAGTCGTGCAAGTTCTGCGCGATCGGGCAATCGCTCGCGGCGGGGCGCACCATCGCGCACAAGACGCCCGAGCAACTTGCCGAAGTGGCGCGCGCGGCGGTTCTGCTCGATGGCGTTAAGCATATGGTCCTCACGACCGGCACGCCGCCCACGCCGGATCGCGGCGCAAAAGTGCTGTGCGACAGCGCGTTCGCCATCAAGGCCGCCGTCGATCTGCCGATTCAGGCGCAGTGCGAACCGCCCGATGACGACCGCTGGTTCGAGCGCATGAAGGCAAGCGGCATCGATACGCTCGGCATGCATCTCGAAGCGGTGACGCCCGCCGTGCGCGATCGCATCATGCCGGGCAAGGCCAGCGTCCCGATGTCGCGTTACATGGAAGCGTTCAAGGCAGCCGTCGCCGTCTTCGGACGCGGACAGGTCAGCACGTATATTCTCGCCGGCCTCGGCGATAGCGCGCAGTCGATCATCGACATGTCGCGCGAGTTGATTGCGCTCGGCGTGTATCCGTTCGTCGTGCCGTTCGTGCCGATCAGCGGCACGCCGCTCGAAGACCATCCCGCGCCGGAGCCGGAATTCATGCGTTCGGTGCTGGCGCCCATCGGCTCGATGCTCGCCGAAGCACAGATGCGATCGACCGATATCAAGGCCGGCTGCGGCAAGTGCGGCGCGTGTTCGTCGCTTTCATCGTACGAGGTGTGA
- a CDS encoding TetR/AcrR family transcriptional regulator translates to MTLHRDEVLETVHKTRGRPRAFDRDAALRRAMEVFWAKGFDTCSMADLVDAMGINSPSLYAAFGSKEDLYREAIALYSAAEGGAAVRQLRAHESARDGLRAMFRTSIELFTSGTGPRGCMIFLGGMSVAPEHGELRDELRKIRRQVASAIAARLNDARKHGELHANADIHALAALCMTLFAGLSIEAQDGVRRNALYAAIDQFIASLPFESK, encoded by the coding sequence ATGACGCTGCATCGAGATGAAGTCTTGGAGACGGTTCACAAGACGCGTGGCCGACCGCGCGCCTTCGACCGCGACGCCGCCCTCAGGCGTGCGATGGAAGTGTTCTGGGCCAAGGGTTTCGACACCTGTTCCATGGCCGATCTCGTCGATGCCATGGGCATCAACTCGCCGAGCCTTTATGCCGCGTTCGGCAGCAAGGAAGACTTGTACCGTGAGGCGATCGCGCTCTATTCCGCCGCGGAAGGTGGCGCGGCGGTGCGCCAGTTGCGCGCGCACGAGTCCGCGCGCGACGGTTTGCGCGCCATGTTCCGCACGAGCATCGAGCTTTTCACGAGCGGGACGGGGCCACGCGGCTGCATGATCTTTCTGGGCGGCATGTCGGTGGCGCCGGAGCACGGCGAGTTGCGCGACGAGTTGCGCAAGATTCGCCGTCAGGTGGCAAGCGCCATCGCCGCGCGGCTCAACGATGCGCGCAAACACGGCGAGCTCCATGCCAACGCGGACATCCATGCGCTCGCTGCGCTTTGCATGACGCTCTTCGCGGGCTTGTCCATCGAGGCGCAGGATGGCGTGCGTCGCAACGCGCTGTACGCCGCGATCGATCAGTTCATCGCGAGCTTGCCGTTCGAATCGAAATGA
- a CDS encoding MSMEG_0569 family flavin-dependent oxidoreductase: MSNVTSTETHYSVIVVGGGQAGLSVSYFLQQANIDHLVIEKATVTHTWRTQRWDTFCLVTPNWQCALPGYPYTGADPHGFMKKDEIIDYLDGFIAKVNAPVLEQTAVLRVQRDAAGRYAVKTTQGEFTADQIVVASGGYHTPIVPRMAESLPQEIAQVQSSEYRNADQLPPGAVLVVGSGQSGAQIAEDLHLSGRKVHLAVGEAPRCARFYRGRDVVDWLADMRYYEMPVTDHPLREGVRDNTNHYVTGRDGGRDIDLRRFALEGMELFGRLQDLRDGKLRFAPNLRANLDEADDIYNRINMSIDGFIDKHGIDAPAGERYEPVWQPQDERTELALTNSGITSVVWCIGFTPDFSWLDAPVFNGRGYPTHRRGVTATPGIYFVGLPWLHTWGSGRFSGVARDAQFIVDAICAERAATVDQISIACA, from the coding sequence ATGTCGAACGTCACTTCCACAGAGACGCACTACAGCGTGATCGTCGTTGGCGGCGGGCAGGCCGGGCTGTCGGTCAGCTACTTTCTGCAGCAGGCGAACATCGATCATCTCGTGATCGAGAAAGCGACCGTCACGCATACCTGGCGCACGCAGCGCTGGGACACCTTCTGCCTCGTCACGCCGAACTGGCAATGCGCGTTGCCGGGCTACCCGTACACCGGCGCGGACCCGCATGGCTTCATGAAGAAGGATGAGATCATCGACTATCTCGATGGCTTCATCGCGAAGGTCAATGCGCCCGTGCTCGAGCAGACCGCCGTGTTACGCGTGCAACGTGATGCAGCGGGCCGCTATGCCGTGAAGACCACGCAGGGCGAGTTCACGGCGGATCAGATCGTGGTGGCATCGGGCGGCTATCACACGCCTATCGTCCCGCGCATGGCCGAAAGCTTGCCGCAGGAGATCGCGCAGGTGCAGTCGTCGGAATATCGCAATGCGGATCAGTTGCCACCGGGCGCGGTGCTCGTCGTCGGATCGGGCCAGTCGGGCGCGCAGATCGCGGAGGACTTGCATCTCTCGGGACGCAAGGTGCATCTCGCCGTGGGCGAAGCGCCGCGTTGCGCGCGGTTTTATCGCGGACGCGACGTGGTCGACTGGCTCGCGGACATGCGCTACTACGAAATGCCCGTGACGGATCATCCGTTGCGCGAAGGCGTGCGCGACAACACCAATCACTACGTGACGGGCCGCGACGGCGGCCGCGACATCGACCTGCGCCGCTTTGCACTGGAAGGCATGGAATTGTTCGGGCGGCTGCAGGATCTCCGCGATGGCAAGCTGCGTTTTGCGCCCAACCTGCGCGCGAATCTGGACGAAGCCGACGATATCTACAACCGCATCAACATGAGTATCGATGGCTTCATCGACAAGCATGGCATCGACGCACCCGCAGGCGAACGCTACGAACCCGTGTGGCAGCCGCAAGACGAGCGCACCGAGCTTGCGTTGACGAACAGCGGGATCACGTCGGTGGTGTGGTGCATCGGCTTCACGCCGGACTTCAGCTGGCTCGATGCGCCAGTCTTCAACGGACGCGGCTACCCGACGCACCGGCGCGGCGTGACAGCCACGCCCGGCATCTACTTCGTGGGTTTGCCGTGGTTGCACACATGGGGCTCGGGCCGCTTTTCGGGCGTCGCGCGCGACGCGCAATTTATCGTCGATGCGATCTGTGCCGAACGGGCCGCCACGGTCGATCAGATATCGATCGCGTGCGCCTGA